One Mus pahari chromosome 10, PAHARI_EIJ_v1.1, whole genome shotgun sequence genomic window, gaaatatttttgcaaGCAGGACTTAACACTGTGGATACAGGAAGAGCTATCTTAACAAAGATGACAAGTAGAGAGCAGTTAGTGAAACACTGACTTCAAATCAACTATGAACATGTGACTAGTAGGCAGAATGCCCGCCAGTGAGCCCACAAAGAAGGAAAAGGCAATGTGTGATCCCAAGGATGCCCTGTGTGGTTGGCATGAGCAATGTATTTGTTTGTGGAATAGTAACTGTTACACTCTGAATATTTGTGGTTTCTCAAACAGGGACCAACTTATTCCTGGTTGCAGCCCATGAACTTGGCCACTCCCTGGGTCTCTTTCATTCAGACAACAAAGAATCTCTGATGTATCCAGTCTACAGGTTCTCCACAAGCCCAGCCCACTTCCACCTTTCTCAAGATGATATAGAGGGCATTCAGTCCCTGTATGgtaagcaagaagaaaaagaggcctagggtggtttttgtttgcttgcttgcttgcttagtcagtgttctttaagaaaatcttcagaaaagctttgtttttattacattgtgcttgtgtgtgtgtgtgtgtgtgtgtgtatgagagagagagagagagagagagagagagagagagagagagaagtatgtcTGTGCATACATGCTatgacatacatgtatacatgtgcaggtCAACCTGTGAAAGTGTGTTACCTCCTTTCGCCATGTGTGTCTTACGTGGTGATGACATGAGACATCCCAAGTCATCAGGCCTGCAGCAGGTCCCCTTACCACCAGCTGAGCCTCCTCCCTGACCCCTGGATTAAATGTCTACATACTGTTTCATCTCAAAACACCATGAAGAAGTTTAAATACTTTGTAAATTGTTATATGTATTCCTGACCTAATAACATTTGCTTCTCCTAAACTACTCCCTTCAGGAGCCAGTCCCTCCTCTGATGCCACAGTGGTTCCTGTGTTGTCTGTCTCTCCAAGACCTGAGACCCCAGAAAAATGTGATCCTGCTTTGTCCTTTGATGCAGTCAGCACGCTGAGAGGGGAATTCCTATTCTTTAAAGACAGGTtagacaaaaatattttcctagcTACTCTTTTGGTAGTCAatgctcagaaagaaaaataaacttgagATCAtagataatgaatatatataataaatataatataataaatatttctggtGTGTTTTAAAATCATTCAGCTCTTATTTATAGTGTATTTTTAAAGCTCCCCTTAGCATTGTCCAGAACATTTTTTAGACTTCCAGAGCCCTGCCTATGTATACCTCCTGTCACCAAGTTTTTTGTCCCTTCTTCCAAGGTGCTCACATTTAAAAAGAtacacaacattttaaaaatattagtggattcttaaaatatataatattttacataattttgaaTGGAATCTTACTGCAGCAAGGTGACTGTTCCTGTCACCCCAGGCTGTATCCGTTGCCTGGAATCACATATGGGACAATCCAGTGCACACTGCTGCAAACAGGTGCTTCAGCATTGGGCAGATGACAGTGTTCCTCCATgcttagtattttttaaagagaaatactaTTGTGGTTTTTGTATGTTAGATACTTCTGGCGCAGATCCCATTGGAATCCCGAGCCTGAATTTCATTTGATATCAGCATTTTGGCCTTCTCTTCCTTCGGACTTAGATGCCGCCTATGAGGCTCACAACAAGGACAGTGTTCTGATTTTTAAAGGTAAAAGCTATACAAATGTTTAATTTGCTAAAAGAAAGCTTATTGCAATGTCTTTGCACTAGGAAATCTCtccattgttttaaatttgagatGTTTTATTAGAAGGAGAACAGTTTGGAACTGGTGAacgagcattttaaacaaatcagACGAAGATGAATCTTATGAGGGAAGTGTTAGAAGTGTAGACCAAGAGGTTATTATAAGAAAtgacagccgggtgtggtggcgcacgcctttaatcccagcacttgggaggcagaggcaggcagatttctgagtctgaggccagcctggtctacaaagtgagttccgggacagccagggctacatagagaaaccctgtcttgaaaaaaaaaaaaaaaagaagaagaagaaagaaatgacaacAGTTGGTTACAATAATCCATAGAGAATAagtaaatgatataaatacagagtaaataaataaaagtgaatttaaaaagatAGTGAATCTGTTcatctgtttgttcatttgcCATTTACTCATTCAGAAAGTATTATTTCTGAGGCAAggtctaactatgtagccctggctggtctcagactcactgtgtaggccaggctggcctcaaactcccagaaattcacctgcctctgactccccagtgccaggattaaaggtctttgccaccacactcagccagGATCAATTGTTTTAAATTCCTGTGATGACCTAAGCATAGGTTAGCAGTTATGAAAAACCAAGACCTTAGCTTTCATCTTTATCACAACAATTCACTATTCACATTTCTAAAACCAATTAGCCTCACTTGAACAAAATTTCTTGTGTGTGGTTGTTCAACAGGAAGTCAGTTCTGGGCAGTCCGAGGAAATGAGGTCCAAGCAGGTTACCCGAAGGAGATCTACACTCTCGGTTTTCCTCCCACCGTGAAGAACATTGATGCAGCTGTttttgaaaaggagaagaagaagacgTACTTCTTTGTAGGGGACAAATACTGGAGGTGAGCTACATTAGGAAAAACTGCATAGAGCACAGTTACAGAAGTTAGTTTTCTCTATTTAATGATACTTGCATACCCTCTAATGTTTCCAAACCTCAAATTTTCTGATTAAGCAAAAGACAATATGGAGGTTCAACTTGACAATGCAAAGGATGTTACTGTTGTGCATCACTGGCCATGAGGAACGGTGGACCAGAGGGCCACAGGCACATTTCCTTCTCACTCCATTGCCCCTCATCATGAGGCTGCTGTGCAAAGCTGTGTGCAACAGACTGGAGGCTCTAACAAGCCCTCCTTAGTGCAGTACAAACCAAAAGTCTATTTCTAGCCAAGTGTTGTAACTCAGCTTTCATCTTCTATTTATATAGATTCTATACATTATGACAGGTAGATCCATGGAGACTGTGTGTCCAGGCTTAGAAAACTGACCTTAGGTACATATATAGAATCTCTATAGACTTTAGTATGATGTCCTTGTTTCAAGAGAACATCCATTATTCTATGAGAGATACTTGTAAATCCAGGAAGTTTGAATGTtaccatacccctcccccccccacacacacacaaaaaatatttaGCTTTGTGCAATTTGAAAAGTTGCCATAGGACCCCACCTAGGACTGTACACACCACATCACACTGTGTATGATGGGACTTATCACAGTGTggatctgaatttttttttctcttgctgtagATTTGATGAGACAAGACATGTTATGGATAAAGGCTTCCCAAGACGGATAACAGATGACTTTCCAGGAATTGAGCCACAAGTTGATGCTGTGTTACACGAATTTGGTAAGAGTGACTTCATGTTGTCAATAGCAAGGGTATTTTGGGTATTTTATGGTATCACATTTAAGTATATGCTGGGCTGTTTGAAATATTCTTAGACTCCTATATGAAAGTGTTACAAAAAATGTGTGCCCACAAAATTTTAATATTCCCTAAAACTTATCAAAGTACACATAAAATTGATTGATCAAAACTCGATGAGGTTATTAATGTCAATAATGAAGTGAGAAATTGGAAAGCTTTCAAATCATTTGCCTTGTGTCTTTTTTACTCAAAGCCTGAAAATGTTAACTTTGTAACTGGTGCAAATTTTgtctaaggttttgtttttgtttttttgttttttttttttcaacaattttCAAGACTCTGTTCTATAACACTAAGATATTCTCAAAGTGAAGCCACTGTCTTTCTGATCATTTTGTCAGTATGAAATACAGTCAACTGTCCTGGCTGGTGGCTGGTAGCATTCTCTACCATGTCTTCTTGCCTTTTCCATCGACTGTGTCTGGGCTCCTGTTACAGTCTGAAATTATTAACTTTCTTCACTAGGAAATAGATAATAGGTTCCTTTCATATACTTAATTGACAAAATTTGATTGCTGATAATGATTTATGGGAAAACATTCACTCCCTCTGAGGTCATACCTGGGGGATCTGCTAGACTTCAGATATGATACTTAGGACACCACTGACATTGTTATTAAAGGAACTTTCTCCTAATATACACGAAAAGGAAATAAACTGTGAATAAGCTTCATCATTGTCTCTTCTCTTGGGTCAATCGCCTCCCACACTGTGATCTAAGAGCTACTTGCTTGAAGGGAGGTTGGAAAGAAGTGAGGAAACCACGCAACATTAAAATCCCTTGGATTCTGCTTAGAAATAGTGTATtatggtgttttagcacagccttcaaaagcagaaaaatgaagtGAAATCCTCACTCTGCCTTTTAGTAGGATTATTGCCATAGGGAAATGTTTAAACTTTCATAATTTTCAGTTTGTCCTCATTCACTTTGGGCAAACATTTTGAGTAAGAAACAGTCAATGGGCTAAACCATGCAAATCATGCAGTTCCGTGTCAGGCAGAGACACCTGGTACACACCCTCCTGCCTCGGCCCACGTCCGTTCTTAGTCATATCAGAAATTTGAGTTAAGAAAGTGTCATCATCTTTCTCATCTGTGTCTACagggtttttttatttcttccgaGGATCATCGCAGTTCGAGTTTGACCCCAATGCCAGGACGgtgacacacacactgaagagcaACAGCTGGCTGCTGTGCTGATCATCATGACAAGACATATACAACCCTGTAAAATGAGTCTCATGATTTCTCACctaatttattatatgtcagaATGATTAGTTGCTCCTGCATGTTCGGTGGCTCTGGATGAGCACAGCAGATGTCTTTCGTAATGAGTCACAGAGCAGCATCACCTGAGCACAGAAGTGAAAACTTCTGACTGCAGTAGGTGAGAGGGCACATCCCCTTGGGTATTTCACTATTTAATaaagaactttattttttgaaCCATTCCTTGCTTCCTAGAGTAATTCTGGCTCAGAACATTAATGACACTGTGTACAGAACATCTGAACGGTGATCTGCTAGTAGGTGTAATGGAGTCATATTCTCTATGAGTGGGGCTGGACTGCTGTCACAGACCCTCTCCAATCCTCTATACCAACAAAGTCGTTACTTTTTCTCATAGATATTGTGTTCTTTGTGTATCTAAAGAAGAATGAGATACATCAGTAGTTGTCCTATAAGACTGGGGTAGGAGCCTTCTAGAATACTGAAACCAGTAAACTGAGGATATGAGCTGGTCCACTTCATCACTTTATAtgcaggaaaacaaaattaatttggggttttagccatctcttcatttctttgttggtATTTCTGTCTGTCATAGAGACTGGATTTCTCATAACTTCATTCCTTCATCAAAACTTCTCATTATTCTGCTGTACCCAGAGGTTCCTGTGTCAGATGGGTTTGCTTGCATATTCCAGTTGTATGGCAGCTTTGTCACCACTAAGATGTATTATAGCCCATTGCAGGAAGTATTTAGACCTAGCCCCTGTGCCAGGTGATCTCACTTGCTTGGTCTCTTGGCCTAccaactcaccagccctgctAGGCCGCATGGCTCCCACCAGGCCATCTCTCGGGCTCCCGAGTTCCTCTCGCTTTCATGCAATACCCCCACGcacccctggttagccatctcaatacctaattacctggtagaatcaagactcttaatgcttaattagtcaatcagatttatgtgtcaataataacacaatttacaagatgtcaatacaataatttcagagccaaatgataatgataagcTTTaactaaccttttgataacaccatgtcagcctccattctgcttctccctctcctcctcagacctctctctctctgtctcctcaattcctttctctgcttcccttctcttGTCCAATCACAAATCCCCACTGCCTTAATGAGAtgggacagggaaaatcctgcaacatttcaccctttctgtttaattttttaaaaaggctttcaCTCAAAATGTAAATTGAGAaaaactattaccattttgtaaattatatagtataagatagacctaacacccagtccaacATTTTTGCCAATAAAATTGAACAGTGTcctctatcctaacttaaaagactatagttctgcacctggctatgtcttggctttagattgaatgccatctgaaaaacatcctctcaaatctgttcctcgcaaagtaaaaagcctgggttggctaggggactatgtagtttttcaagcccatcagaaatccaagaataactgatattaactgaaaatatataggaagcctaacacagcttccaaaacttagccagtTTTAGAGATcgctgatcacctggacagttCCTTACTTCAACAGCTTGGAGCATTGGTCTTCAGCCTCCTGGCCCATGAACATCTGTCAGACGTTAGAGAAACAggatattaaggactagcctactctgtctcggcagaatcaagctgtcctaactTATAATCCTGTCATCTAactcactcccctccccccactgctgCCAATCCCTCTCAGCAATTGCAAATTTCTGCTGTTAGCTAGGGGCACACTCTCCCAAACCCACACTTCTCCATGGTTACCTTTCCATGAAGTTCAGTTGAATGGCCTTGAAATGGCAAACACCAGataatcttagtttagaatcaacagataacaCAATTGCTGGGCAAAGAATCTATCATCATAACTCATTAACTATTATTATCTATGTTAGAAATCTTTCAGTGGCAGATCCGGTGGATTTTGCCACCTGAACTATCAGTCCCCAGCCTACATCTGGTCTGCCTTGCTCCCACCACCCAAAAGGAAGTCCCCTTtgcctgccttccctcttcctctctcagacccAAAAGGCCTGCCTCAtcctcacccagtgattggcttcttgttgtctttattatttaatcaaTTAGGGGAAAATTCCACTACATCTCatcctttctgtccaattaaaaattttttctctCAAATGTAAATTGAGCataactattaccattttgtaactTATAAAGTATGAGATATACCTAACATctagtccatcatttttgtcaattaaataaaGCACTTTGTTACTATCCTAACTATCCTAACTTTGTTACTATCCTAACTTTAAAAGGCTTATAATTCCATATTGGTTATGTCCTGGTTTAGATTATATACTATCTGAAAACTATCTTCTCAAATATATTCTCTCAATgctaaatagcctgggttggttAAGATATTATGGTTAGGCTTTAATCCCACCAGAATTCCAAGAGCAACATAAAATTCacctgaaaatataggaagcctaacacagttTCCAGAACTGCGACAAACTGTAGAGACACCTGCCTACCTGTATCTCAACAAGTTGGAACATCAAAGTGGCTGtttggcccaggatcatctgtcAGACATTTGTAACACATAATTATGAAGGATTGACTACCTTCATTAGCAATGATAATCAGTCGACATTTCCACATACTGTATCCTTTTTCTGGACAGTaatatgtctgtagatgaatagGCAATTTCTGCTCAGTGGCTACCTTGCCACAATGTACAACATCACCTGAAGGTAGagatgctcattttttttcttagaatctATGAGTGGGGAGCTGTTAGGAGCAGATATACCTCAACAACAAatgattaaataacattaaatgtcacattctgagGATTTCAAACGTTTTTGAAAACTGTCTATGGAAAATAATCAGGACTATAGTCCTgtaactactctcagctatttctcattaaaatatcttgaaaacatataattatcaaaacactaaatgcacagaaaaaagaaaaaatattaagagctgcaagggaaaaaagtaacatacaaaggtggacctatcagaattacaccggacttctcaacaaagactatgaaagccaaaagagcCTGGCCAggggtcatgcagactctaagagaagaaatgccagcccaggctactataccctgcaaaactctcaagcaacatagatggagaaaccaaaatattacaggagaaaaatcaaactcaaacagtatctatctatcaaccCAGTCCTACAGaagatcctggaaggaaaactccaacaccagAAGGTAGCTGCATCAAAAAAGagggacaagatattaagcatctcacaacaaaaaaacaaaacatcaggaaccaacagtcatctctctaaTATTTCTCAGTATTAATGGACTCAGCTCACCTACAAAAatacataagctaacagactggatatgccaACAAGATACAAGGAACACATCTCAataacaaaggcagacactatctcagaggaaaagggtaGAAAAGACCTTCCAATAGTACCAAGAAACAAGCaagagttgccatcctaatatacaataaaatagactttcaaccaaaagttatcaagtgtgatgaagaagaacacttcatattcatcaaggggaaagtCCACCAGcagaaagtctcaattctaaaAACCTATGCCCCCAAAttcaagagcacccaaattcataaaagaaacttcactaaagctcaaaacaaacattgaactccacacaatagtagtgggagatttcaacaccccactctcaatgGACAAGTCATTTAAAtggaaactaaatagagacacagtgaaactaagagagattatgaaccaaatggatttaacagatatctacagaacatttcagcttaaaacaaaagaacataccttcttctcagcacctcatggtaccttctcaaaaatcgACCATATATAATTGGCTACAAAACAaccttcaacagatacaagaagattgacataataccatgcatcctatcagatcaccatggccaaaggctggtcttcaataatagcAAAAACTACAAAAAACCCACATATATGTAGAAATGGACCAaatctttactcaatgataacttggtcagggaggaaataaacaaagaaattgaagacttcctggaatttaacgAAAATGTTGACATatcatacctaaacttatgggacacaacaaagcagtgttaagaggaaacttcatagcactaagtgctctagtaaaaaaactggagagatcttacactaacaactggcacacctgagagctctagaacaaaaagaagcaaactcacccaagaggagtagaaggcaggaaatactCAAATTCAGGGTCAAAATCAACCAAAtcgaaacaaagaaaacaatacaaagaatcaacaagatagataaacccctaaccaaactaactaaaaggcttAGAGGCagtatgtaaattaataaaatcagaaatgggggctggtgagatggctcagtgggtaagagcacccgactgctcttccaaaggtgcagagttcaaatcccagcaaccacatggtggctcacaaccatccataacaagatctgatgccctcttctggagtatctaaagacaactacagtgtacttacatataataaataaataaatctttaaaaaaaaataaaataaaatcagaaatgaaaaaggagacataacaacagaaacaggaaattcaaaaaaacatcagatcctactataatagcctatactcaacaaaactggaaaatctagatgattttctagatagatgtcacataccaaagttaaatcaagagcaggtaaactgtctaaacagtcccatatcacactaggaaatagaagtcattaaaagcctcccaatgaaaaaaaaagcccagggacagatggatttagtgcagaattctaccagaccttcaaagaagacctgataccaattttccacaaactattccataaaaaagaaacagaaagaacactacctaactcgttctatgaagccaaaattactctgatacctaaaccacacaaggacccaaccaaaaaaagagaacttcagaccaatctctcttatgaatatagatgcaaaagtactcaataaaattcttgcaaaccaaatccaaaaacacatcattCATCACAATGaaggaggcttcatcccagggatgcaaggttggtttaatatacaaaaatctattaatgtaatccactatataaacaaattcaaagaaaaagaatcacatgatcatctccttagatgcagaaaaggcatttgacaaaacacaataccccttcatattaaaagtattggagaaacCAAGGACTCAATGTCCGTACCTACACAACAAGAGCAacttactgcaaaccaacagccaatatcaaattaaacagagacacactcgaagcaatcccactgaaatcggggacaagacaagcatgtccactctccccatatctattcaatatagtactcaaagtgttagctagaacaataagacaacaaaaagagatcaaggggatacaaattggtaaagaagaaatagaggtatcgctatttgcagatgatatgatagtatacataagagaccccaaaaactctaccagagaacttctccagctgataaacaacttcaataaagtggctggatataaaattagctcaaataaattaatagccttcctttatataaatgataagcaggctgagaaagaaattagggaaacaactcccttcataatagccacaaataatataaaatatcttgaggtaactctaaacaaataagtgaaagacctatatgacaataacttcaagtctctcaagaaattggaaaagatctcagaaaatgaaaagatctccgatgctcatggattggaagaattaatatagtaaaaatggccatcttaccaaaggcCAATTCTATTGAGTAAATGAaatacccatcaaaatcccaTTACAATTcgtcaaagacatggaaagaacaattctcaaattcatctggaaaggcagaaaacccagaatagcaaaaatgattcttaacaataaaataacacctggaggaatcaccatccctgaccccaagctttactatagagcaatggtgataaaaacttcatggtattggtacagagacagaaacgttgatcaatggaataaaattgaagaaccagaaataaaaccacacacttacagtcatttgacctttgacaaagatgtcaaaaatatacaatggaaaaaaataaagcatcttcaatacaTGGTGTTTGTCTAACTGGctctgaatgtagaagaatgaaaacagatccaTATATGttaccttgtacaaaactcaagtccaagtggatcaaggacctcaacataaagccagatacactgaatctaagagaagagaaagtgggaaagaacctcaaactcattggcacaggggaaattttcctaaacagaacttcaatggctcatgctctaagatcaagaactgataaataggacctcgtgaaactgaaaagcttctgtaagtcaaaggacatagtcaatgaagtgaattggcaacctacagattgggaaaaaaatcttcactaacctcacatccaatagaggactaatatctaaaatatataaagaactcaagaagttaattacaaaaaaaaaaaaaaaaaaaaaccaacccagtCAATAGAacatagaactaaaccaagaattcacaactgagaaatctcgaatggctaagaagcacctaaagaaatgttcaaagtccttagtgatcagagaaatgcaagtcaaaacaaccctgagatcccactttacaccaatcagaatgacaaagatcaaaacctcaggtgacaacacatgttggagaggatgtggagaaagaggaacactcctccattgccgataggattgcaaactggtacaactactctggaaatcaatctggagttttctcagaaaactggaaatagatctacctgaacaTGCAGCTATACCACcc contains:
- the Mmp10 gene encoding stromelysin-2, producing the protein MEPLVILALLILPVCSAYPLHAAVTQGHPSMDLAQRYLEKYYNFRKNEKQFFKRKDSSPVVKKLQEMQKFLGLEMTGKLDSNTMELMLKPRCGVPDAGAFSTFPGSPRWRKTHITYRIVNYTPDLPRESVDSAIEKALKVWEEVTPLTFSRISEGEADIMISFAVGEHGDFYPFDGPGESLAHAYPPGPGFYGDVHFDDDEKWTLGPSGTNLFLVAAHELGHSLGLFHSDNKESLMYPVYRFSTSPAHFHLSQDDIEGIQSLYGASPSSDATVVPVLSVSPRPETPEKCDPALSFDAVSTLRGEFLFFKDRYFWRRSHWNPEPEFHLISAFWPSLPSDLDAAYEAHNKDSVLIFKGSQFWAVRGNEVQAGYPKEIYTLGFPPTVKNIDAAVFEKEKKKTYFFVGDKYWRFDETRHVMDKGFPRRITDDFPGIEPQVDAVLHEFGFFYFFRGSSQFEFDPNARTVTHTLKSNSWLLC